From the Candidatus Amarolinea dominans genome, one window contains:
- a CDS encoding SpoIIE family protein phosphatase has translation MRNLFRKQSQGEATLPIPAEAPAEPAPVAAQILPLDFAPNDPLSAYLLSTGGAVDLDRLKLDSPALRALREAGVRLIAPLAGQGELIGLLNLGPRRSEQEYTADDRQLLADLATQAAPAVRVAQLVRQQQIETQARERLEQELRVARVVQQTLLPKELPELDGWQVAAYWQPAQAVSGDFYDFIALPDGNLGVVEADVTGKGVPAALVMAATRGILRVAAEQDPTSPGKVLAHVNDLLCPDLPPSMFVTCLYGVLNPATGRFVFANAGHNLPTKRTADAVVELRATGMPLGLLPEMTYDEHEALLEPGEIILIYSDGLVEAHNPQGEMFSFPRLRTLAGGLGSGADLIEQLRGALADFTGPGWEQEDDVTFVTLERTSPPLPCRERGSGGEVLADFTVASTTDNEREAMERVVAAVAGLGLSADRLERLKTAVGEATMNAMEHGNRYDPEKPVAIQVRADADELIVSISDHGGGQPIPEVDTPDLEAKLAGLQSPRGWGLFLIRSMVDDMRVTEDGVHHTVELVMNR, from the coding sequence ATGCGCAATCTATTTCGTAAACAGTCTCAGGGAGAGGCGACCTTGCCCATCCCCGCCGAGGCGCCGGCCGAGCCGGCCCCGGTGGCAGCCCAGATCCTGCCGCTGGATTTCGCGCCCAACGACCCGCTGAGCGCGTACTTGCTGAGCACCGGCGGCGCGGTGGACCTCGATCGGCTTAAGCTGGACTCGCCCGCGCTGCGTGCGCTGCGCGAGGCCGGGGTCAGGCTGATCGCACCGCTGGCCGGCCAGGGTGAGTTGATCGGCCTGCTGAACCTGGGCCCGCGGCGCAGCGAGCAGGAGTACACGGCCGACGACCGCCAGCTCCTCGCCGACCTGGCGACCCAGGCCGCGCCGGCCGTGCGCGTGGCCCAGCTCGTCCGCCAGCAGCAGATCGAGACGCAGGCCCGTGAGCGGCTGGAACAGGAGCTGCGCGTCGCCCGCGTCGTCCAGCAGACCCTTCTCCCGAAGGAACTGCCCGAGCTGGATGGCTGGCAGGTGGCGGCCTACTGGCAGCCGGCCCAGGCGGTCAGCGGCGACTTCTATGACTTCATCGCCTTGCCCGACGGCAACCTGGGTGTGGTCGAGGCCGACGTGACTGGCAAGGGCGTGCCCGCGGCGCTCGTCATGGCGGCCACGCGCGGTATTCTGCGCGTCGCGGCCGAACAGGATCCCACCTCTCCCGGCAAAGTCCTGGCGCACGTCAACGACCTGCTCTGCCCCGACCTCCCGCCCAGCATGTTCGTGACGTGCCTCTACGGCGTGCTCAATCCCGCGACTGGGCGCTTCGTTTTCGCCAACGCCGGCCACAACCTGCCCACCAAGCGCACTGCGGATGCGGTCGTTGAGCTGCGCGCCACCGGCATGCCACTGGGGCTGCTGCCGGAAATGACCTATGACGAGCACGAGGCGCTGTTGGAGCCTGGCGAGATCATCCTGATCTACTCCGACGGCCTGGTCGAGGCGCACAACCCGCAGGGCGAGATGTTCAGCTTCCCGCGGCTGCGCACCCTGGCTGGCGGTCTGGGCAGCGGCGCTGACCTCATCGAGCAGTTGCGCGGCGCCCTGGCCGACTTCACCGGCCCCGGCTGGGAACAAGAGGACGACGTGACGTTCGTGACGCTGGAGCGCACCTCCCCCCCTCTCCCTTGCAGGGAGAGGGGGTCGGGGGGTGAGGTCCTCGCTGACTTCACGGTCGCCAGCACAACCGACAACGAACGCGAGGCGATGGAACGGGTCGTAGCCGCAGTCGCAGGGCTGGGCTTGTCCGCGGATCGGCTGGAGCGGCTCAAGACCGCGGTGGGCGAGGCGACGATGAACGCCATGGAGCACGGCAACCGTTACGACCCGGAGAAACCGGTCGCTATTCAAGTACGCGCCGATGCCGACGAGCTGATCGTCAGCATCAGCGATCACGGCGGCGGCCAGCCGATTCCCGAGGTTGACACGCCCGACCTGGAGGCCAAGCTGGCGGGGCTGCAATCACCGCGCGGCTGGGGTCTCTTCCTCATCCGCAGCATGGTGGACGACATGCGCGTGACCGAGGACGGCGTCCATCACACCGTCGAACTGGTGATGAACCGATGA
- a CDS encoding GNAT family N-acetyltransferase: protein MKILETDRLILRHQTPADLESLWALYCDPDVRKYIPDAPRTRDEARKELEWHMNGHPRRPELGLWATIHKETGRFIGRCGLLPWTIDQREEVEVAYLLAQAYWGQGLGTETAQAIARYGFEELHLSRLICMIEPENHASVKVARNIGMVLEKEMEDELGPYLLFSTAKGDRNASQTISS from the coding sequence ATGAAAATCCTTGAGACCGATCGGCTGATTCTCAGGCATCAGACGCCGGCCGACCTTGAGAGCCTGTGGGCGCTGTATTGCGACCCGGATGTGCGCAAATACATCCCTGATGCGCCTCGCACTCGCGATGAAGCGCGCAAGGAACTTGAGTGGCACATGAATGGACATCCACGACGTCCTGAATTGGGACTCTGGGCGACCATTCATAAGGAAACGGGCCGATTCATCGGCCGCTGCGGCCTGCTGCCCTGGACAATTGACCAGCGTGAAGAAGTAGAAGTGGCCTATTTGCTGGCCCAAGCGTATTGGGGGCAAGGATTGGGAACCGAAACCGCGCAGGCGATCGCTCGCTACGGCTTCGAAGAGCTGCACCTGTCGCGGCTGATCTGCATGATAGAACCGGAGAATCACGCTTCGGTCAAAGTAGCCCGGAATATCGGGATGGTCCTGGAGAAAGAAATGGAAGATGAACTGGGGCCATATTTGTTGTTTTCCACTGCGAAAGGAGATCGCAATGCCAGCCAAACCATTTCAAGCTAG
- a CDS encoding STAS domain-containing protein, producing the protein MPAKPFQASTRHQPDAEIIDLRGEINAAAEAGLSAAYTEAEGRNPPTIVLNFGEVSYINSTGIALIVGLLARARKAKRRLLVFGLSPHYQEIFQITRLADFMTVFQDEASALAGGR; encoded by the coding sequence ATGCCAGCCAAACCATTTCAAGCTAGTACCCGACACCAGCCCGATGCAGAGATCATTGACCTGCGCGGGGAGATCAACGCCGCGGCCGAAGCGGGCCTGAGCGCCGCCTACACCGAGGCCGAAGGCCGCAACCCGCCAACCATCGTGCTGAACTTCGGCGAGGTCAGCTACATCAACAGCACGGGCATCGCGCTGATCGTCGGCCTGCTGGCCCGTGCCCGCAAAGCCAAGCGCCGCCTGCTCGTCTTCGGCCTCAGCCCGCACTACCAGGAGATCTTCCAGATCACCCGCCTGGCCGATTTCATGACGGTCTTCCAGGACGAGGCCAGCGCGCTCGCCGGGGGCAGATAG
- a CDS encoding STAS domain-containing protein — translation MSLIKLDITTRKINTKTSILDIRGEVTGTAESILMEAYTRATAAGAHAVILNFDGLEYMNSSGIGLLVTLLIRIQRQKQRLLAFGLSDHYRQIFDLTQLDKAIGIHPTEAAALAAAG, via the coding sequence ATGTCTCTCATTAAACTCGATATCACAACTCGCAAGATCAATACCAAGACCAGCATCCTGGACATCCGGGGCGAGGTCACCGGCACGGCCGAGAGCATCCTGATGGAGGCCTACACGCGGGCCACGGCGGCCGGCGCCCACGCGGTCATCTTGAACTTCGACGGGCTGGAGTACATGAACAGCTCCGGCATCGGCCTGCTCGTGACGCTGCTGATCCGCATCCAGCGCCAGAAGCAGCGGCTGCTCGCCTTCGGGCTGAGCGACCACTACCGGCAGATCTTCGACCTGACCCAACTCGACAAGGCCATCGGCATCCACCCGACAGAAGCCGCCGCGCTGGCCGCCGCCGGATGA
- a CDS encoding NAD(P)/FAD-dependent oxidoreductase has product MASKQSYDAVIVGSGPNGLAAAITLATAGRRVLVIEGSETIGGGTRSAALTLPGFVHDVCSAIHPLGVASPFFRDLPLAKHGLAWVFPPAAIAHPLDDGSAVLVERSVETTAAQLGPDAGAYRRLIGPLAADWRNVLAELLGPLRFPRHPISLVRFGLPALLPAASLTRLLFRGERARALFAGMAAHPIMPLEWPATAAFGLMLGTLAHAVGWPMARGGSQRIADSLAAHLRSLGGEIVTGQWVARMDDLPPAAATLFDVTPRQLESIAGDRLPASYRRKLRGYRYGPGVFKVDYALDGPAPWQAAECLRAGTVHLGGTLDEIAASERAIWRGEHAAHPYVLFVQQTPFDPTRAPAGKHTAWAYCHVPHGSTVDMTGAIEAQIERFAPGFRDRILARSTRNAAEMAAYNPNYIGGDINGGVQDLRQLFTRPVASLNPYTTPASGIYLCSSSTPPGGGVHGMCGYFAAQAALRTR; this is encoded by the coding sequence ATGGCTTCGAAACAATCCTACGATGCCGTCATCGTCGGCTCAGGCCCCAACGGCCTGGCGGCCGCCATCACCCTGGCGACCGCCGGCCGCCGCGTCCTGGTGATCGAGGGCAGCGAGACGATCGGGGGGGGCACGCGCTCCGCAGCGCTGACGCTGCCGGGCTTCGTGCATGACGTCTGTTCCGCGATCCATCCGCTGGGCGTAGCCTCACCGTTTTTCCGCGATCTGCCGCTGGCAAAACACGGCCTGGCGTGGGTTTTCCCGCCCGCGGCCATCGCACATCCCCTGGATGACGGCAGCGCGGTCCTGGTCGAACGGTCGGTCGAGACCACCGCCGCGCAGCTCGGCCCTGATGCGGGCGCCTATCGGCGGCTGATAGGGCCGCTGGCCGCGGACTGGCGCAACGTGCTCGCGGAGCTGCTCGGCCCACTGCGCTTCCCGCGGCATCCGATCAGCCTCGTGCGCTTCGGCCTGCCGGCCCTGTTGCCCGCCGCAAGCCTGACCCGGCTGTTGTTCCGCGGCGAGCGCGCCCGCGCCCTGTTCGCGGGGATGGCCGCGCACCCGATCATGCCGCTGGAATGGCCGGCGACCGCTGCATTCGGGCTGATGCTGGGCACCCTGGCGCACGCGGTCGGTTGGCCCATGGCGCGCGGCGGCTCGCAGCGGATCGCCGACAGCCTGGCCGCGCACCTGCGCAGCCTGGGGGGGGAGATCGTGACGGGGCAGTGGGTGGCGCGCATGGATGACTTGCCGCCTGCGGCCGCGACCCTCTTCGACGTCACGCCGCGCCAACTGGAGAGCATCGCGGGCGACCGCCTGCCTGCGTCCTACCGGCGCAAGCTCCGTGGCTACCGTTATGGTCCAGGCGTCTTCAAGGTGGACTATGCGCTCGACGGGCCGGCGCCGTGGCAGGCAGCAGAATGTCTGCGGGCCGGCACCGTTCACCTCGGCGGCACGCTGGACGAGATCGCCGCGTCCGAACGCGCGATCTGGCGCGGGGAACACGCCGCCCATCCCTATGTCCTCTTCGTGCAGCAGACCCCCTTCGATCCGACGCGCGCCCCCGCGGGCAAGCACACAGCCTGGGCCTACTGTCACGTGCCGCATGGCTCAACCGTGGACATGACCGGCGCGATCGAGGCGCAGATCGAACGCTTTGCGCCCGGCTTTCGGGACCGCATCCTGGCCCGCAGCACGCGCAACGCCGCGGAGATGGCCGCGTACAACCCCAACTACATCGGCGGCGACATCAACGGCGGCGTGCAGGACCTGCGCCAGCTCTTCACGCGGCCCGTAGCCAGCCTGAATCCCTACACGACACCGGCCAGCGGCATCTACCTCTGTTCCTCGTCCACCCCACCCGGCGGCGGCGTGCATGGCATGTGCGGTTACTTCGCCGCGCAGGCCGCGCTCAGAACCAGGTAA
- a CDS encoding AAA family ATPase — MPASTTSTTLFDLRRQQATDAEAPLAARMRPRTLDEFIGQEHIVGPGRLLRRAIQADQLSSVIFWGPPGSGKTTLARIIANTTRAHFIAINAVLAGVKDIRDAVAVAQERRGLHGQKTILFVDEVHRFNKAQQDALLPWVENGTVILIGATTENPYFEVNKALVSRSRIFQLRSLTEDDLRAVARQALADPVRGYGALGVLLDDDALDHLVSVANGDARSVLNALELAVETTQPGAEAAPDTERPLIHITRDIAAESIQRRAVLYDKDGDAHFDTISAFIKSLRGSDADAALYWMAKMVYAGEDPRFIFRRMLIFAGEDVGLADPHALQVVVAAAQAFDYVGLPEGRFHLATACLYLATAPKSNSAFAFFDALGVVEGEREAEAPDHLKDASRDAEDMGHGKGYLYPHAYRDHWVAQQYLPTSLQGRVFYQPGSLGYERQIRDDVARRREAQLAAMLEGEEAAPAPGRDTWGGDRTYQGPPASNLWLQRTLSNLGEQLARLRERVMALAQIERHSLVLDLNAGNGLLTWEAVRRAPVGGVWALASTAREAQALQQMATQLDQAERPVILTGAVNDLPALVATVDAATRFDVIVGRSALTAQPDKTAVFHSLLAFLRPGGRLALAQTVPAATQRIYALLDRSGLPGDLAQAWQAAEEAIYADADDALVNWQAEDLRHMALAAGLYEVSVETVAETSAVRITPALLAHWFAESEDGGRPSYMQRLAQQMDGDALAYVRALIERQLLGQTVSWGSVVAFVRGGRGPD, encoded by the coding sequence ATGCCCGCATCAACCACCAGCACGACCCTGTTCGATCTGCGCCGGCAGCAGGCGACTGATGCCGAGGCGCCGCTGGCCGCGCGCATGCGCCCGCGCACGCTGGACGAGTTCATCGGCCAGGAGCATATCGTGGGGCCGGGCCGGCTGCTGCGCCGCGCGATTCAGGCCGACCAGTTGTCGTCGGTCATCTTTTGGGGACCGCCCGGCAGCGGCAAGACCACCCTCGCACGCATCATCGCCAACACCACGCGCGCCCATTTCATCGCCATCAACGCGGTGCTGGCCGGGGTCAAGGACATTCGCGACGCGGTGGCGGTGGCGCAGGAGCGCCGCGGGCTGCATGGTCAGAAGACGATCCTGTTCGTGGACGAAGTTCATCGCTTCAACAAGGCGCAGCAGGATGCGCTCCTGCCCTGGGTGGAGAACGGCACCGTCATCCTGATCGGCGCGACCACGGAAAATCCCTACTTCGAGGTCAACAAGGCGCTGGTCAGCCGCAGCCGCATCTTTCAACTGCGCAGCCTGACGGAGGACGATCTGCGCGCGGTCGCGCGGCAGGCGCTGGCTGATCCGGTGCGGGGCTATGGCGCGCTGGGCGTGCTGCTCGATGACGACGCGCTCGATCACCTGGTCAGCGTGGCCAATGGCGATGCGCGCAGCGTGCTCAACGCGCTGGAGTTGGCCGTGGAAACCACCCAGCCCGGCGCCGAGGCGGCGCCGGACACCGAGCGGCCGTTGATCCACATCACACGTGACATCGCCGCAGAGTCCATTCAGCGCCGCGCGGTGCTCTACGACAAGGATGGCGACGCCCATTTCGACACGATCAGCGCGTTCATCAAGTCCTTGCGCGGGTCCGATGCGGACGCCGCGCTCTACTGGATGGCGAAAATGGTTTACGCGGGCGAAGACCCGCGCTTCATCTTTCGGCGCATGTTGATCTTTGCCGGCGAAGATGTGGGCCTGGCCGATCCGCACGCCTTGCAGGTGGTGGTGGCCGCGGCGCAGGCGTTCGATTACGTGGGACTGCCGGAGGGGCGCTTTCACCTGGCGACCGCCTGCCTTTACCTGGCGACCGCGCCCAAGAGCAACAGCGCCTTCGCCTTCTTCGATGCGCTGGGCGTGGTGGAGGGGGAGCGGGAGGCCGAGGCGCCCGATCATCTCAAGGACGCCAGCCGCGACGCCGAAGACATGGGGCATGGCAAGGGCTATCTCTATCCGCACGCTTACCGCGATCATTGGGTCGCGCAGCAGTATCTGCCGACCAGCCTGCAAGGCCGCGTCTTCTACCAGCCGGGCAGCCTGGGCTATGAGCGCCAGATTCGGGATGACGTGGCGCGCCGCCGCGAGGCGCAGTTGGCCGCCATGCTCGAAGGCGAGGAGGCCGCGCCGGCGCCAGGCCGCGACACCTGGGGCGGAGATCGGACTTACCAGGGACCGCCCGCGTCCAACCTGTGGCTGCAGCGCACCCTGAGCAACCTGGGCGAGCAGTTGGCACGGCTGCGCGAGCGCGTGATGGCGCTGGCGCAGATCGAACGGCACAGCCTGGTGTTGGACCTCAACGCGGGCAATGGGCTGCTCACCTGGGAGGCCGTGCGCCGTGCGCCGGTCGGCGGCGTGTGGGCGCTGGCCTCAACGGCACGCGAGGCCCAGGCCCTGCAGCAGATGGCAACCCAACTCGATCAGGCAGAACGGCCGGTGATCCTGACCGGCGCAGTCAACGATCTGCCGGCGTTGGTGGCGACGGTGGATGCCGCCACGCGCTTCGACGTGATTGTGGGGCGCAGCGCGCTGACCGCGCAGCCTGACAAGACGGCCGTGTTCCACAGCCTGCTGGCGTTCCTGCGGCCCGGCGGTCGCCTGGCCCTGGCGCAGACCGTGCCCGCGGCCACGCAGCGCATCTACGCGCTGCTGGACCGCAGCGGCCTGCCCGGTGACCTCGCGCAGGCCTGGCAGGCCGCGGAAGAGGCGATCTACGCGGATGCGGACGATGCCCTGGTCAACTGGCAGGCGGAGGATTTGCGGCACATGGCGCTGGCGGCCGGCCTGTACGAGGTGAGCGTGGAGACGGTCGCCGAAACGAGCGCGGTGCGCATCACCCCCGCGCTGCTGGCGCATTGGTTTGCCGAGAGCGAGGATGGCGGGCGCCCCAGCTACATGCAGCGCCTGGCGCAGCAGATGGATGGCGACGCGTTGGCCTACGTGCGCGCCCTGATCGAGCGACAGTTGTTGGGGCAGACCGTGTCATGGGGCAGCGTGGTGGCGTTTGTGAGGGGGGGACGTGGTCCGGACTGA